In a single window of the Gammaproteobacteria bacterium genome:
- a CDS encoding hypothetical protein (Evidence 5 : Unknown function): MFEEWLPQYPGLKHHPSLSLDGMMATLDDQRLSLERSQLFGVLERLVEEEVLRNDGGSYRFVVPLYRRWIAWRWSPEKVREELGSRPQQSPTA, translated from the coding sequence ATGTTTGAAGAATGGCTACCGCAATATCCAGGTCTGAAACACCACCCTAGCCTTTCTCTCGATGGAATGATGGCAACCCTCGACGATCAACGCCTCAGCCTGGAACGGTCGCAACTCTTCGGCGTCTTGGAGCGGTTGGTGGAAGAGGAAGTACTACGAAACGATGGGGGGTCTTATCGCTTCGTCGTCCCCCTCTACCGTCGCTGGATCGCCTGGCGCTGGTCGCCGGAAAAGGTACGGGAAGAATTGGGTTCGCGGCCTCAGCAATCTCCAACGGCCTAG
- the insA gene encoding IS1 protein InsA → MANRAVLCPCCKCDHVVKRGKTELGKQRYLCLKPECGRKTFILDYTYQGYLPEVKEQIIDMAMNGSGIRDTARVLGISPGTVISKIKETRTLYGTSQSVTTGKTEFR, encoded by the coding sequence ATGGCTAACAGAGCTGTTTTGTGTCCATGCTGTAAATGTGATCATGTCGTTAAACGCGGCAAGACGGAACTTGGAAAACAACGCTATCTCTGCCTGAAGCCGGAATGTGGTAGGAAGACATTCATTTTAGATTATACCTACCAGGGGTATTTGCCAGAAGTCAAGGAGCAGATCATCGACATGGCAATGAACGGCAGCGGGATCCGTGATACTGCGCGGGTATTGGGAATTAGTCCAGGGACGGTTATTAGCAAAATAAAAGAAACAAGAACCCTATATGGAACCAGTCAATCGGTCACTACTGGAAAGACTGAATTCAGATGA
- a CDS encoding hypothetical protein (Evidence 5 : Unknown function) — MEPVNRSLLERLNSDDILSDIQKVEGAEVDDNVELCRQQGKSTLALACY; from the coding sequence ATGGAACCAGTCAATCGGTCACTACTGGAAAGACTGAATTCAGATGACATTCTTTCTGATATTCAGAAAGTTGAAGGTGCTGAAGTGGATGATAATGTGGAGCTATGTCGGCAACAAGGAAAATCAACGCTGGCTTTGGCATGCTATTGA
- the insB gene encoding Insertion element iso-IS1n protein InsB has protein sequence MTFFLIFRKLKVLKWMIMWSYVGNKENQRWLWHAIDHATGNVLAYVFGKRKDSVFLSLKELLKPFGISRFYTDDWGAYERNLPVEQQIISKKNTQKIERKHLMLRTRIKRLARKTICFSKLEKMHDIVIGLFINRYEFGVLV, from the coding sequence ATGACATTCTTTCTGATATTCAGAAAGTTGAAGGTGCTGAAGTGGATGATAATGTGGAGCTATGTCGGCAACAAGGAAAATCAACGCTGGCTTTGGCATGCTATTGACCATGCTACGGGAAATGTTCTTGCGTATGTGTTTGGCAAAAGGAAAGATTCGGTATTTTTGTCCTTAAAAGAACTCCTCAAGCCGTTTGGGATTTCTCGATTTTATACTGACGATTGGGGGGCTTATGAACGGAATTTACCAGTCGAACAACAAATCATTAGCAAGAAGAATACTCAAAAAATCGAGAGGAAACATTTAATGTTACGGACACGTATCAAACGGCTTGCCCGGAAAACCATTTGCTTCTCCAAACTTGAGAAAATGCATGATATTGTGATTGGTCTCTTCATAAATCGCTATGAATTTGGCGTCTTAGTCTGA
- a CDS encoding hypothetical protein (Evidence 5 : Unknown function): MNGLIRQFFPKKMSLKFIPEKLIQRAKDFLNHRPRKCLGFKTPFEVFNNELQSINPPVALQG; the protein is encoded by the coding sequence ATGAATGGACTAATCCGCCAGTTCTTTCCAAAGAAGATGAGTCTTAAATTCATCCCTGAAAAACTTATCCAGAGGGCAAAGGATTTCCTAAATCACCGGCCACGGAAATGCCTCGGGTTCAAAACTCCTTTTGAAGTGTTCAATAATGAGTTACAATCGATTAACCCACCCGTTGCACTTCAAGGTTGA
- a CDS encoding hypothetical protein (Evidence 5 : Unknown function): MYAKNKSGLQRVLDGVWIVHNFIRIHFTTKQVPAVSLGVIEKRFSWEQILMIQKTA, translated from the coding sequence ATGTATGCAAAAAATAAATCAGGCCTCCAGCGGGTATTGGATGGTGTTTGGATTGTCCATAACTTTATCCGGATACATTTCACCACTAAACAAGTTCCTGCGGTTTCTTTAGGTGTTATAGAAAAAAGATTTTCCTGGGAGCAGATTTTAATGATCCAGAAAACCGCCTAA
- a CDS encoding hypothetical protein (Evidence 5 : Unknown function), producing the protein MRLRCPAELGRGFPIRSIQQAIKNAGHILEYLPPYSPDFNPIEHKWAQLKAIDKRERRTTEEVFANYA; encoded by the coding sequence ATGAGGTTGCGTTGTCCGGCAGAGCTAGGTAGGGGGTTTCCGATAAGGTCTATTCAACAAGCCATCAAAAATGCGGGCCATATTCTGGAATATTTACCCCCTTATTCACCAGATTTCAATCCCATCGAACATAAGTGGGCGCAATTAAAGGCGATTGACAAAAGAGAACGCCGTACTACCGAGGAAGTCTTCGCAAATTATGCGTAA
- a CDS encoding transposase, producing MRRFPIRSIAHVASKEAAVVADTMISLLKPFADHVHTITTDNGKEFSQHQRIAKELNAGFYFAHPYSSWERGANENMNGLIRQFFPKKMSLKFIPEKLIQRAKDFLNHRPRKCLGFKTPFEVFNNELQSINPPVALQG from the coding sequence ATGAGGAGGTTTCCGATAAGGTCTATTGCCCATGTGGCTAGCAAAGAGGCCGCTGTTGTGGCGGACACGATGATTTCCTTACTCAAGCCTTTCGCTGATCATGTTCACACTATCACGACCGACAACGGCAAGGAGTTTTCTCAACATCAACGAATCGCCAAGGAACTGAATGCGGGGTTCTATTTCGCACACCCATATTCCTCTTGGGAACGTGGCGCCAATGAGAATATGAATGGACTAATCCGCCAGTTCTTTCCAAAGAAGATGAGTCTTAAATTCATCCCTGAAAAACTTATCCAGAGGGCAAAGGATTTCCTAAATCACCGGCCACGGAAATGCCTCGGGTTCAAAACTCCTTTTGAAGTGTTCAATAATGAGTTACAATCGATTAACCCACCCGTTGCACTTCAAGGTTGA
- a CDS encoding peptidoglycan-N-acetylglucosamine deacetylase: MMVGLALHWAVRWRTMVLGMLAFLGGVTPLMADEGPTTVVERFYQALQVKNCAEAIRLRPGYRENQCQKVSEVGKPEVTVQHSGNRVTVMRLRVGYRLDGVPNTFNGYVTALERKSGVWTIAEGSFRETSNLEAYLRSPEFIRLRTFTNQTIGTLPPPALVPTPATSTVAEARQTLRLPPSSAVIAANGTAGPTSTRLPSVAGKPTPVPTYRRPPARDLTNEVEPSQDPALDLESAPAFHSPPASEPRTGADSLLAACWGPGELRGTIEDRKVFLNLTATHTPPARTQPRQSSPPLPESFARSIRYVIPKRGEKLIALTFDLCEKATEVTGYDAALINILRAQSVKATFFAGGKWLRTHSEKAMQLIADPLFEIGNHAWTHGNLRVLRGQELLDQIRWTQAQYELLRERLLALPCAASAAPSVIASIPEIPAVFRFPYGACDASALDAVTKAGLYPIQWDVVAGDPSRDQTAGRIIHTILSQIHPGAIIVAHANGRGWHTAEALSTLIPELRARGYRFVTVSELLSAGQPAAVESCYENRPGDTLRYDQMFGRGTE; this comes from the coding sequence ATGATGGTAGGTTTGGCGCTGCATTGGGCGGTACGTTGGAGAACCATGGTATTGGGGATGCTCGCGTTTCTTGGAGGGGTAACGCCATTGATGGCGGATGAAGGGCCGACCACGGTGGTAGAACGCTTCTACCAAGCCCTGCAAGTAAAAAACTGCGCCGAAGCGATACGGCTGCGTCCTGGCTATCGGGAAAATCAGTGTCAAAAGGTCAGCGAGGTCGGAAAACCCGAGGTGACTGTACAGCACTCAGGAAATCGGGTGACGGTAATGCGACTCAGGGTGGGTTATCGTCTCGACGGTGTGCCCAATACTTTCAATGGATATGTAACAGCGCTAGAACGCAAGAGCGGCGTTTGGACCATTGCCGAAGGTTCCTTTCGAGAGACCTCGAATTTGGAGGCATATCTGCGTAGCCCGGAATTCATTCGGCTTCGGACATTTACCAACCAGACGATAGGGACACTACCTCCACCGGCATTAGTACCAACACCAGCGACCAGTACGGTAGCAGAGGCCCGGCAGACACTCCGCCTCCCGCCATCTAGCGCAGTGATTGCCGCTAATGGGACGGCTGGACCTACCTCTACCCGATTGCCGAGTGTTGCAGGCAAACCAACACCAGTCCCTACCTACCGTCGTCCTCCGGCACGCGACCTCACTAACGAGGTCGAACCGTCCCAGGACCCTGCGCTGGACTTGGAATCGGCTCCAGCCTTCCATTCTCCCCCAGCCTCGGAGCCACGCACCGGTGCCGATTCGTTGTTGGCAGCCTGTTGGGGACCAGGAGAATTACGTGGGACGATCGAGGATCGCAAGGTTTTTCTGAATCTAACGGCCACTCATACCCCGCCAGCGCGGACTCAACCACGCCAATCTTCTCCCCCACTACCGGAAAGTTTCGCCCGCTCGATTCGCTACGTCATCCCCAAGCGAGGCGAGAAACTTATTGCACTCACCTTCGACCTGTGTGAAAAGGCCACTGAGGTTACCGGTTATGACGCCGCATTGATAAACATTCTACGTGCCCAATCCGTCAAGGCAACCTTTTTCGCGGGAGGTAAGTGGCTACGCACCCATTCAGAAAAAGCCATGCAACTCATCGCTGACCCACTCTTCGAGATCGGAAATCACGCATGGACTCACGGCAACCTGCGAGTATTGCGCGGACAGGAATTGTTGGATCAGATCCGTTGGACCCAGGCCCAGTATGAATTGCTCCGCGAGCGTCTATTGGCCCTACCTTGTGCGGCCTCCGCCGCCCCCTCCGTAATAGCGAGTATTCCCGAAATCCCCGCCGTTTTTCGTTTTCCTTACGGGGCTTGTGATGCCTCGGCCCTGGATGCGGTAACAAAAGCGGGACTCTATCCGATTCAGTGGGACGTGGTCGCCGGGGATCCATCTCGCGATCAGACAGCGGGGCGGATCATTCACACTATCCTTAGCCAAATTCATCCTGGGGCTATTATCGTGGCTCATGCCAATGGTCGCGGTTGGCATACGGCAGAGGCGCTTTCTACACTTATCCCGGAATTGCGCGCCCGTGGTTATCGTTTCGTTACGGTGAGCGAACTATTATCCGCAGGTCAACCCGCTGCCGTTGAAAGTTGTTATGAAAACCGACCCGGAGACACCCTTCGTTATGACCAAATGTTTGGTCGTGGCACGGAATAA
- a CDS encoding MSHA biogenesis protein MshI: MGWRSRTVVPKGWLAVRVWPDRICVAQVATMSGEKPCVTLCRMRNIEGAGGAAGILKSLAREISASRHQVLCLLNTGEYQFLLVEAPNVPANELRSAVRWRIKDQLDYLVDAATLDVLPVPSDRSTPTRAANLYVVTAQNTLIAERQLLLEDARFPLSVIDIPELAQRNLAALLEEPERGLALLSFDASGGLLTFTCNGELYLARRTDVSLQQILTKNPDQQTRMFDRLALDVQRTIDHFDRQFRSIALSRLVLSLLPPECGLEAHLVNNLSLPVMTASMDVFFDLSGVVELPELSTVEQQAECLLTLGAALRAAG; the protein is encoded by the coding sequence ATGGGTTGGCGCTCGCGAACAGTAGTACCAAAAGGTTGGCTCGCGGTCCGGGTATGGCCGGATCGGATTTGCGTAGCCCAAGTCGCCACGATGAGCGGTGAGAAACCCTGTGTGACGCTGTGTCGTATGCGCAATATTGAAGGGGCAGGAGGGGCGGCGGGTATTCTGAAATCACTGGCCCGCGAGATTTCTGCCAGCCGTCATCAGGTGTTATGTCTGCTCAACACAGGCGAATATCAATTCTTACTCGTTGAGGCCCCCAATGTCCCAGCGAACGAATTACGATCAGCGGTGCGCTGGCGTATCAAGGATCAGCTCGATTATCTCGTCGACGCGGCCACTCTCGATGTTTTACCAGTACCGTCGGATCGTTCCACTCCGACCCGCGCGGCCAATCTGTATGTTGTGACGGCACAAAACACGCTAATTGCCGAACGGCAATTGTTGCTCGAGGATGCGCGATTTCCGCTATCAGTCATTGATATTCCTGAACTTGCCCAGCGCAATCTTGCCGCCCTTTTGGAAGAACCAGAGCGAGGGCTCGCGTTGCTCAGTTTCGATGCCTCTGGTGGTCTCTTGACCTTTACCTGTAACGGTGAACTCTATCTTGCGCGGCGTACCGATGTAAGTCTCCAACAGATTCTCACCAAAAATCCGGATCAACAAACGCGTATGTTTGATCGACTCGCGTTAGATGTACAGCGGACCATCGACCACTTCGATCGGCAATTTCGCTCCATCGCGCTGAGTCGTTTAGTGCTTTCCCTGCTTCCCCCGGAGTGTGGCCTGGAGGCCCATCTGGTAAATAATCTATCGCTGCCAGTAATGACGGCCTCTATGGATGTATTTTTTGATCTCAGTGGGGTCGTTGAACTCCCTGAATTAAGTACGGTGGAACAACAGGCCGAGTGCTTATTGACGTTAGGGGCCGCCTTGCGGGCGGCTGGTTAA
- a CDS encoding MSHA pilin protein MshC gives MVHLMKEKSINKSWSIPPTAPLGFTLIELIMIIVILAVLAIMVMPRFADKDIFETHGFREEIMSLLHYAQKTAVAQRRTVCVNLNPRVTLAIASAPPPSTTCNLPLVVPATPNTQRVLTANQASFNFLASGGTDQAANVLITIVGGSNGITIDAVTGNVY, from the coding sequence ATGGTTCACCTAATGAAGGAAAAGTCGATAAATAAAAGCTGGTCGATACCTCCGACTGCCCCCCTCGGATTCACCTTGATCGAATTGATCATGATCATCGTGATCCTCGCTGTTCTTGCGATAATGGTAATGCCGCGCTTTGCCGATAAGGACATATTTGAAACGCACGGCTTTCGTGAAGAAATAATGTCGCTCCTCCATTATGCCCAGAAAACGGCTGTTGCCCAACGTCGTACGGTATGCGTAAATCTGAATCCCAGGGTCACCCTAGCCATTGCCAGCGCCCCCCCACCTTCGACAACGTGTAATCTTCCATTGGTTGTACCCGCCACCCCCAATACCCAGCGAGTATTAACTGCGAATCAAGCCAGTTTCAATTTCCTAGCCTCGGGGGGGACCGATCAGGCGGCAAATGTATTGATCACTATTGTCGGTGGTAGCAACGGTATTACTATTGATGCGGTAACCGGCAATGTCTACTAA
- a CDS encoding MSHA pilin protein MshD yields MSTKITSHRWLAKGMTLIELIMAIIIISAGVIGILSVLSFTAKSSADPIRYKQAMAMAEAIMEEVMAKELVNPVGGFVETSPQTCAGRLFYDDLNDYDCFDGSSSTKFIRSDITLAGTSSPLLNYTATVTVSVVTVSAIPMSRVSVTVTSGNVTVSLNGYRAI; encoded by the coding sequence ATGTCTACTAAAATCACTTCGCATCGCTGGTTGGCAAAGGGAATGACGCTCATCGAACTGATTATGGCGATTATTATTATCAGCGCCGGAGTCATCGGCATTTTGTCGGTATTAAGTTTCACAGCAAAGTCGAGCGCCGATCCCATCCGATATAAGCAAGCCATGGCGATGGCCGAGGCGATTATGGAGGAAGTCATGGCAAAAGAACTTGTCAATCCCGTTGGTGGTTTTGTAGAGACCAGCCCTCAAACCTGCGCAGGTCGCTTATTTTATGACGATCTGAATGATTATGATTGTTTTGATGGAAGTTCCTCGACCAAATTCATCAGGAGTGATATTACACTGGCCGGTACTAGCTCACCACTCCTAAACTATACCGCTACGGTCACAGTATCAGTCGTTACTGTCAGCGCTATTCCCATGAGCAGAGTCAGCGTAACGGTGACCAGCGGCAATGTGACTGTCTCACTAAATGGCTACCGTGCGATCTGA
- a CDS encoding MSHA biogenesis protein MshO, which yields MPNPHLPSFHRGFTLIEAIMVIVITGIIASMIAVFIKIPADGYISATRRAELSDIADTTVRRIARDLRLALPNTVRNPSNGSDQCIEFIPTKVGGRYRAAADNVGAIGGDILDFTAVDNSFDMLWTIANLPAAYRIVAGDIIVVYNDGTTNGNAYLGTNAIQVASVAPAVSPNSTTITFVGPGAVAAIPFNGKQLPSASPTHRFQVIPVNQHVMAYGCTNGTLRRYVRTLGAPWAQPANCAAMIGGAIYSQLAQNIATCNLKYEQPGVNTGLGRLGIVSISLGIDQSGESVNLYHQIHIDTTP from the coding sequence ATGCCCAACCCACACCTGCCATCGTTCCATCGCGGATTCACCTTAATCGAAGCGATCATGGTAATTGTCATTACCGGCATCATTGCTAGCATGATCGCGGTGTTTATTAAAATTCCCGCAGATGGTTATATCAGCGCTACTCGTCGAGCAGAATTAAGCGACATCGCCGACACGACTGTGCGACGCATCGCACGTGACCTTCGGCTTGCCTTACCGAATACGGTACGCAATCCCAGTAATGGGTCTGATCAGTGCATCGAATTTATTCCGACTAAGGTGGGAGGACGTTACCGAGCAGCGGCGGATAATGTTGGTGCTATTGGTGGAGATATTCTCGACTTTACCGCAGTGGATAATAGTTTCGATATGCTCTGGACCATCGCTAACTTACCAGCGGCGTATCGGATCGTTGCTGGTGACATTATTGTGGTATACAACGACGGCACCACCAACGGGAATGCCTATCTGGGGACAAATGCTATTCAGGTAGCCAGCGTAGCGCCTGCAGTCTCTCCAAATAGCACCACCATTACCTTTGTCGGACCAGGCGCAGTCGCGGCTATCCCTTTTAATGGAAAACAACTACCAAGTGCATCCCCCACTCATCGATTCCAGGTAATTCCCGTAAACCAACACGTAATGGCCTATGGTTGTACCAATGGCACACTGCGTCGTTATGTGCGCACCTTGGGTGCCCCCTGGGCACAACCCGCTAATTGTGCAGCTATGATCGGGGGTGCTATTTATTCCCAACTGGCCCAGAATATCGCTACTTGTAATCTCAAATACGAACAACCTGGTGTCAACACCGGCCTGGGCCGCCTCGGAATTGTGTCAATCTCGCTCGGAATAGACCAATCCGGTGAAAGTGTAAATCTCTACCACCAGATTCACATAGACACTACGCCATGA
- a CDS encoding hypothetical protein (Evidence 5 : Unknown function), giving the protein MPLRWPEPPTRKLLRPKRILLLFSAGIVGLIGEGGCWASVSILEIALGKKSADSWRSVYVNLVVEIYTFTGLVYSERD; this is encoded by the coding sequence ATGCCCCTAAGGTGGCCAGAACCACCAACAAGAAAATTGCTGAGGCCAAAGCGAATCCTTCTTCTTTTCTCCGCCGGTATTGTGGGCCTGATCGGCGAGGGGGGCTGCTGGGCCTCTGTCTCAATTCTGGAAATAGCCTTAGGAAAGAAGTCTGCGGATTCATGGCGTAGTGTCTATGTGAATCTGGTGGTAGAGATTTACACTTTCACCGGATTGGTCTATTCCGAGCGAGATTGA
- a CDS encoding MSHA biogenesis protein MshP — MNPQTSFLRLFPELRQRPSSPPRRSGPQYRRRKEEGFALASAIFLLVVLATLGAFILSVSNIQHLTSAQDIQGSRAYWAAKAGIQWMAAMLNANGACPGTQVISLEGFSISITCTSNAYTEGNNPTVIYWVTSTATSGGGIGGISYTERMVDSFIEF; from the coding sequence ATGAATCCGCAGACTTCTTTCCTAAGGCTATTTCCAGAATTGAGACAGAGGCCCAGCAGCCCCCCTCGCCGATCAGGCCCACAATACCGGCGGAGAAAAGAAGAAGGATTCGCTTTGGCCTCAGCAATTTTCTTGTTGGTGGTTCTGGCCACCTTAGGGGCATTTATCTTGAGCGTATCGAACATACAGCACCTCACTTCAGCACAGGATATCCAAGGGTCACGCGCCTATTGGGCGGCTAAGGCGGGTATCCAATGGATGGCCGCGATGCTAAATGCTAATGGGGCATGTCCCGGAACACAAGTTATTAGCCTGGAGGGTTTTTCTATTTCCATTACCTGTACCTCCAATGCCTATACCGAGGGTAACAACCCCACGGTCATCTATTGGGTAACTTCTACGGCGACCAGTGGAGGGGGTATCGGTGGAATCAGCTATACCGAGAGGATGGTCGATTCTTTTATCGAGTTCTAA
- a CDS encoding MSHA biogenesis protein MshG, translating into MPYFSYTGRNSQGDSVSGVLESTDQDACAQQLLNGGITPVNIRPTTRATVVGKGGLQRLFQPKVETIDLMLFSRQMHTLLKAGVPILRGLAGLQEATHNPTFAGILKEVSSDLDSGRELSAAMHRHPQVFSSFYLSMMRVGEMTGGLDNVFLYLFYHLEFEKRTKDQIKSALRYPSFVVIAMAVAIAVINIFVIPTFAQVYASMHTELPSITQWLIAFSTFTVRFWPVLLLVLIMLIVLLRSYVRTTSGRLRWDTIKLRIPIVGGIVEKATLARFARSFSLAAKSGVPIIQALGVVAQTVDNSFVSQRIEQMRESIERGETILRTAVAAKIFTPVVLQMIAVGEETGEIDNLMQEIADMYDREVEYEVKNLNDRIEPILLVGLGVLVLILALGVFLPLWNFGQSMMHH; encoded by the coding sequence ATGCCCTATTTTTCGTACACTGGCCGCAATAGCCAGGGGGATTCCGTTAGTGGGGTACTGGAGAGTACCGACCAGGATGCGTGCGCCCAGCAATTGCTGAATGGCGGTATTACTCCCGTCAATATTCGTCCCACCACGAGGGCGACAGTCGTTGGCAAAGGTGGATTACAACGATTATTCCAACCAAAGGTCGAAACGATCGACTTGATGTTGTTCAGCCGCCAAATGCACACCCTGCTCAAGGCGGGCGTACCTATTCTGCGTGGTCTGGCAGGGTTACAGGAAGCGACCCACAATCCTACCTTTGCGGGCATCCTCAAAGAAGTGTCCAGCGATCTCGATAGCGGACGGGAGCTTTCCGCAGCCATGCATCGCCACCCCCAGGTATTTTCTTCGTTTTATCTCAGCATGATGCGAGTGGGTGAGATGACCGGAGGGCTGGATAACGTCTTCCTGTATTTGTTTTATCACCTGGAATTTGAAAAGCGTACCAAGGATCAGATCAAATCGGCATTACGCTATCCCAGTTTTGTGGTCATCGCCATGGCGGTCGCAATCGCGGTTATCAATATCTTTGTTATCCCTACCTTTGCCCAAGTGTACGCCTCGATGCATACGGAATTGCCAAGCATCACTCAGTGGCTCATCGCCTTTTCTACGTTTACCGTTCGCTTCTGGCCAGTACTGCTGCTCGTGTTAATTATGTTGATTGTCCTACTTCGATCCTACGTGCGCACTACGTCTGGTCGCTTGCGCTGGGATACTATCAAATTACGCATTCCCATCGTGGGGGGTATTGTCGAAAAGGCGACGCTGGCACGCTTCGCCCGTAGTTTTTCTCTGGCGGCCAAGAGCGGGGTGCCGATTATCCAAGCCCTGGGGGTAGTCGCCCAGACAGTGGATAATAGCTTCGTCAGCCAACGAATTGAGCAGATGCGCGAGAGTATCGAACGGGGAGAAACGATCCTACGTACCGCCGTTGCAGCCAAGATCTTTACGCCGGTGGTGTTGCAAATGATCGCGGTAGGCGAGGAGACTGGCGAAATCGATAATTTGATGCAAGAAATCGCCGATATGTACGATCGTGAGGTTGAATATGAAGTGAAAAATCTTAACGATCGTATTGAACCCATCCTCCTGGTGGGGCTCGGGGTTCTGGTTTTGATCCTGGCCTTGGGGGTATTTCTACCACTCTGGAACTTCGGGCAGTCGATGATGCACCATTGA